A section of the Streptomyces xinghaiensis S187 genome encodes:
- a CDS encoding response regulator transcription factor has translation MSSLLLLTNALQPSAEVLPALGLLLHHVRVAPAEGPALVDTPGADVILVDGRRDLPQVRSLCQLLRSTGPGCPLILVVTEGGLAAVTAEWGVDDVLLDTAGPAEVEARLRLATGRQQLTGDDSPMEIRNGDLSVDEATYSAKLKGRVLDLTFKEFELLKYLAQHPGRVFTRAQLLQEVWGYDYFGGTRTVDVHVRRLRAKLGPEHESLIGTVRNVGYRFVVPEKVERAAEEAKAKAEAKKGAGQGTQAGGSAGAGAAEAAGPRSAGAAKA, from the coding sequence ATGAGTTCTCTCCTGCTGCTGACCAACGCGCTCCAGCCGTCCGCGGAGGTGCTCCCCGCCCTCGGCCTGCTGCTGCACCACGTCCGTGTCGCCCCCGCCGAGGGACCCGCCCTGGTGGACACCCCGGGCGCCGACGTGATCCTCGTCGACGGGCGGCGCGATCTTCCCCAGGTCCGCTCCCTCTGCCAGCTTCTCCGCTCCACCGGCCCCGGCTGCCCGCTGATCCTCGTGGTCACGGAGGGCGGGCTCGCCGCCGTCACGGCCGAGTGGGGCGTGGACGACGTCCTGCTCGACACCGCAGGCCCCGCCGAGGTGGAGGCCCGGCTGCGGCTGGCCACCGGCCGCCAGCAGCTCACCGGCGACGACAGCCCGATGGAGATCCGCAACGGCGACCTCTCCGTCGACGAGGCGACGTACAGCGCCAAGCTCAAGGGCCGGGTGCTCGACCTCACCTTCAAGGAGTTCGAGCTGCTGAAGTACCTCGCCCAGCACCCGGGGCGGGTCTTCACCCGCGCGCAGCTCCTGCAGGAGGTCTGGGGCTACGACTACTTCGGCGGCACCCGCACCGTGGACGTGCACGTACGGCGGCTGCGCGCCAAGCTCGGCCCGGAGCACGAGTCGCTGATCGGCACCGTCCGGAACGTCGGCTACCGCTTCGTCGTCCCGGAGAAGGTCGAACGGGCCGCGGAGGAGGCCAAGGCGAAGGCGGAGGCCAAGAAGGGCGCGGGGCAGGGCACACAGGCCGGGGGGTCCGCCGGCGCGGGCGCCGCCGAGGCCGCGGGCCCGCGTTCCGCCGGGGCGGCCAAGGCTTGA